In one window of Pseudooceanicola aestuarii DNA:
- the rlmJ gene encoding 23S rRNA (adenine(2030)-N(6))-methyltransferase RlmJ has protein sequence MLSYQHIYHAGNPADVHKHALLCWMLARMGAKPKPLTYLESHAGRGLYDLDAPEARRTGEADAGIGALLGGLAADHPYLRALAAVRAAHGARFYAGSPRLAVELARPGDAMHLAELHPGEFDALHDTMRGYGARLHRQDGLEMAMSLCPPQVRRGLMLIDPSWEVKTEYRSIPDALQKLHRKWNVGVLVLWYPLLRDARHRTMLAGLEAAGLPGAVRHEVTFPPVRAGHGMIGSGLFIVNAPFGLEEEAARIATLFA, from the coding sequence ATGTTGTCGTACCAGCATATCTACCACGCCGGTAATCCGGCCGATGTGCACAAGCATGCGCTGCTGTGTTGGATGCTCGCGCGTATGGGGGCCAAGCCCAAGCCGCTGACCTACCTGGAATCCCATGCCGGGCGGGGGCTTTACGATCTCGACGCGCCGGAGGCCCGCCGCACCGGAGAGGCCGATGCCGGGATCGGTGCGCTGCTGGGCGGGCTGGCGGCGGACCACCCCTACCTGCGCGCTTTGGCCGCGGTGCGGGCCGCCCATGGTGCCCGGTTTTACGCCGGATCGCCGCGGCTGGCAGTGGAGTTGGCCCGACCGGGCGATGCGATGCACCTGGCCGAATTGCATCCCGGCGAGTTCGACGCGCTGCATGACACGATGCGGGGGTACGGGGCGCGGCTGCACCGGCAGGACGGGCTGGAGATGGCGATGTCGCTCTGCCCGCCGCAGGTGCGGCGCGGGCTGATGCTGATCGACCCGTCCTGGGAAGTGAAGACCGAATACCGGAGCATCCCGGATGCTCTGCAAAAGCTGCACCGCAAATGGAACGTCGGCGTGCTGGTCCTGTGGTATCCGCTGCTGCGCGACGCCCGGCATCGCACCATGCTTGCCGGGTTGGAGGCGGCGGGACTGCCCGGCGCGGTCCGGCACGAGGTCACGTTTCCCCCGGTGCGCGCGGGCCACGGGATGATCGGCTCGGGCCTGTTCATCGTCAACGCTCCCTTCGGGCTGGAGGAAGAAGCCGCGCGCATCGCAACGCTGTTCGCCTGA
- a CDS encoding rod shape-determining protein codes for MGIFDKMPGLFSSDMAIDLGTANTLVYVKGRGVILSEPSVVAYHVKDGVKKVLAVGEDAKLMLGRTPGSIEAIRPMREGVIADFDVAEEMIKHFIRKVHKRSTFSKPKIIVCVPHGATPVEKRAIRQSVLSAGARRAGLIAEPIAAAIGAGMPITDPTGNMVVDIGGGTTEVAVLSLGDIVYARSVRVGGDRMDEAIISYLRRQQNLLVGDSTAERIKTSIGTARMPDDGRGASMHVRGRDLLNGVPKETEINQAQVAEALAEPVQQICEAVMTALEATPPDLAADIVDRGVMLTGGGALLGDLDLALREQTGLAVSIADESLNCVALGTGKALEYEKQLRHAIDYDS; via the coding sequence ATGGGCATTTTCGACAAGATGCCGGGGCTTTTTTCCTCGGACATGGCGATCGACCTGGGCACCGCGAACACGCTGGTCTACGTGAAGGGACGCGGCGTGATCCTGTCGGAACCTTCGGTCGTGGCCTATCACGTCAAGGATGGCGTGAAGAAGGTTCTTGCCGTAGGTGAAGACGCCAAGCTGATGCTGGGCCGCACCCCCGGCTCCATCGAGGCGATCCGCCCGATGCGCGAAGGGGTGATCGCGGATTTCGACGTGGCGGAGGAAATGATCAAGCATTTCATCCGCAAGGTTCACAAACGCTCCACCTTTTCCAAGCCCAAGATCATCGTCTGTGTACCCCATGGCGCCACGCCGGTGGAAAAACGCGCGATCCGGCAATCGGTGCTGTCGGCGGGCGCGCGGCGCGCCGGGCTGATCGCGGAACCCATCGCGGCGGCCATCGGCGCGGGGATGCCGATCACCGATCCCACCGGCAACATGGTGGTGGATATCGGCGGCGGCACGACCGAGGTCGCGGTGCTGTCATTGGGTGATATCGTCTACGCCCGGTCCGTCCGGGTGGGCGGCGACCGCATGGACGAGGCGATCATCTCTTACCTGCGGCGTCAGCAGAACCTGCTGGTCGGCGACAGCACTGCGGAGCGGATCAAGACTTCCATCGGAACGGCAAGGATGCCTGACGACGGGCGCGGTGCGTCGATGCATGTGCGTGGGCGCGACCTGCTGAACGGGGTTCCCAAGGAAACGGAGATCAACCAGGCCCAGGTAGCGGAGGCGCTGGCCGAACCGGTGCAACAGATCTGCGAGGCCGTGATGACCGCGCTGGAGGCGACCCCCCCCGATCTGGCCGCCGATATCGTCGACCGGGGCGTCATGCTGACCGGCGGCGGTGCGCTGCTGGGCGATCTGGATCTTGCATTGCGCGAGCAGACCGGGCTGGCCGTGTCGATTGCGGACGAGAGCCTGAACTGCGTGGCCCTTGGCACCGGCAAGGCGCTGGAATACGAGAAACAGCTGCGGCACGCGATTGATTACGACAGCTGA
- the mreC gene encoding rod shape-determining protein MreC: MARDRSQDDDYLRPLRRILASVTVLLLVAIFLVWRIDSPRVERFRAQVIDQVVPSFDWVMAPVTGAVNILRDFQSYRRIYAQNQELRRELQQMKAWKEAALQLEQENARLLDLNNVRLDPRLTYVTGVVMADSGSPFRQSVLLNIGSRDGIVDGWAAMDGIGLVGRISGTGQEVSRVILLTDTSSRLPVTIQPSGQKAIVMGDNTAAPPLGFVENEALIRPGDRVVSSGDGGVFPAGLLVGQVAEDPGGRLRVRLAADYERLEFLRVLRHLGTEPISNPGSLILSGDATVGAAGEATQSGTDTPRLATDIETGAAVAAGGPDG; the protein is encoded by the coding sequence TTGGCAAGGGACAGATCGCAAGACGACGACTATCTCAGGCCGCTGCGCCGCATTCTGGCCAGCGTGACCGTGCTGCTGCTGGTCGCGATCTTCCTAGTCTGGCGTATTGACAGCCCCCGCGTCGAACGGTTCCGCGCCCAGGTGATCGACCAGGTCGTGCCCTCCTTCGACTGGGTGATGGCGCCGGTGACAGGAGCTGTGAACATCCTGCGCGATTTCCAGTCCTACCGCCGGATCTACGCCCAGAACCAGGAATTGCGCCGCGAATTGCAGCAGATGAAGGCGTGGAAAGAGGCCGCCCTTCAGCTGGAGCAGGAAAACGCCCGCCTGCTGGACCTGAACAACGTCCGCCTGGACCCGCGCCTGACCTATGTCACCGGTGTCGTGATGGCCGACAGCGGCTCCCCCTTTCGCCAATCCGTATTGCTGAACATCGGCTCGCGCGACGGGATCGTGGATGGCTGGGCGGCGATGGATGGCATCGGGCTGGTGGGCCGGATCTCGGGCACCGGGCAGGAGGTGTCGCGCGTGATCCTGCTGACCGACACATCCTCCCGCCTGCCGGTAACGATCCAGCCCTCCGGGCAGAAAGCCATCGTGATGGGCGACAACACCGCCGCCCCGCCCCTGGGCTTTGTCGAGAACGAGGCCCTGATCCGACCCGGTGACCGGGTCGTCAGTTCCGGCGATGGCGGGGTGTTTCCTGCCGGGTTGCTGGTCGGCCAGGTGGCCGAGGATCCTGGCGGTCGGCTTCGGGTGCGGCTGGCGGCGGATTACGAACGACTGGAATTCCTGCGGGTGCTGCGCCACCTGGGGACCGAGCCGATCAGCAATCCCGGCAGCCTGATCCTGTCCGGCGACGCCACGGTCGGCGCGGCGGGCGAGGCGACGCAGAGTGGCACCGACACGCCCAGGCTGGCCACCGATATCGAGACCGGGGCCGCCGTGGCGGCGGGCGGGCCGGATGGCTGA
- a CDS encoding rod shape-determining protein MreD, translating to MAEIGRNASATRIWTLRAVFALLICGVLLAGILPLDTVPPKWAGPDLVLALTLAWTIRRPELVPAPLVGAALLLADLILLRPPGLYAAIGVLACEMLKRRSRGLRELPFPAEWAMASVAVAMVLIGYQLALAVFFIGPLQLKLALIQAIATILAYPLTTGALRLFGLRKAARGEVDALGHRL from the coding sequence ATGGCTGAGATCGGGCGCAACGCCTCGGCCACGCGGATCTGGACCCTGCGGGCGGTCTTTGCCCTGCTGATCTGCGGCGTACTGCTGGCGGGAATCCTGCCGCTGGATACGGTACCGCCGAAATGGGCCGGACCGGACCTGGTCCTGGCGCTGACGCTGGCCTGGACCATCCGCAGGCCGGAACTGGTGCCCGCCCCGCTGGTCGGGGCCGCGCTGCTGTTGGCGGACCTGATCCTGCTACGGCCGCCGGGGCTATATGCCGCGATCGGGGTATTGGCCTGCGAGATGCTCAAACGCCGGTCGCGCGGGTTGCGCGAACTGCCCTTTCCGGCAGAATGGGCCATGGCATCGGTGGCCGTGGCCATGGTGCTGATCGGCTATCAACTGGCGTTGGCGGTCTTCTTCATCGGGCCGCTGCAACTGAAACTCGCACTGATACAGGCCATCGCCACGATCCTGGCCTATCCGCTGACCACCGGCGCGCTGCGTCTGTTCGGTCTGCGCAAGGCCGCCCGTGGCGAGGTCGACGCATTGGGACACAGGCTATGA
- the mrdA gene encoding penicillin-binding protein 2 gives MKRSPRDTQLSSRKITRRGLLLGGLQGAFVGALAFRMRYLQVDHADEFRMLAEENRINIRLIPPSRGEIFDRNGFAIAKNEPAYRITIVREDAADVERTVARLTNLVKIDPEELERAMTEMRRSPSFLPVTLADRVAWEDVSRIAVNAPALPGITPEVGLSRHYPLGPAFAHVVGYVGPVSDYDLSRIEDPDPVLRIPRFQIGKVGTEAKLESRLRGEAGARRVEVNALGRVMRELDRKEGKAGADLQLTTDYELQSYVQARLGGESAAAVVIDLVDGDLLAIASAPTFDPNLFVRGISVTDYRALTENKYRPLASKTVQGIYPPGSTFKMVAALAGLEAGIITAEDTFYCPGHLEVSGRRFHCWKRVGHGHVNLEKSLQQSCDVYYYELALEVGIERITEMAQRLGLGQKHDIPMSAVAEGLTPTKDWKRRARGEEWVIGDSVNSAIGQGYVLASPLQLAVMSARIATGRAITPRLVKKIDGIEQPSGGGTSLGLNEAHLRQVRAAMFSVSNSRRGTAYSNRIIAEGYEMAGKTGTSQVRNITAAERRAGVTSNADLPWERRDHALFVDFAPYDNPRIAVSVVVEHGGGGSTAAAPIARDITLQALYQGDPPLDAYPSKDRGRIKTQQERLRALRPTLQAEAKSRA, from the coding sequence ATGAAACGTTCCCCCCGCGACACGCAGCTGTCCTCTCGAAAGATCACCCGGCGCGGGCTGCTGCTGGGGGGGCTTCAGGGCGCCTTTGTCGGCGCGCTGGCTTTTCGGATGCGCTATCTTCAGGTGGATCACGCCGATGAATTCCGCATGTTGGCCGAAGAAAACCGGATCAACATCCGTCTGATCCCGCCGTCGCGCGGAGAGATCTTCGACCGCAACGGTTTCGCCATCGCCAAGAACGAGCCGGCGTACCGCATCACCATCGTGCGCGAGGATGCCGCCGATGTGGAGCGCACCGTCGCCCGGTTGACCAACCTGGTGAAGATCGACCCCGAGGAGCTGGAGCGCGCAATGACGGAGATGCGCCGCTCCCCCTCCTTTCTGCCGGTGACGCTGGCCGATCGCGTCGCCTGGGAAGACGTCAGCCGCATCGCCGTGAACGCGCCCGCCCTGCCGGGCATCACGCCGGAGGTCGGCCTGTCACGGCATTACCCGCTGGGCCCGGCCTTTGCCCATGTGGTGGGCTATGTGGGGCCGGTGTCGGATTACGACCTGTCGCGCATCGAAGACCCGGACCCGGTGCTGCGCATCCCCCGGTTCCAGATCGGCAAGGTCGGCACGGAGGCCAAGCTGGAAAGCCGCCTGCGCGGTGAAGCCGGCGCCCGCCGGGTGGAGGTCAATGCCCTGGGCCGCGTCATGCGTGAACTGGACCGCAAGGAAGGCAAGGCCGGCGCCGATCTGCAATTGACCACCGATTACGAGCTGCAAAGCTACGTCCAGGCCCGGCTGGGCGGCGAAAGCGCGGCCGCCGTGGTGATCGACCTGGTGGACGGCGACCTGCTGGCCATCGCTTCGGCACCGACCTTCGATCCCAACCTGTTCGTGCGCGGGATCTCTGTCACCGACTACCGCGCCTTGACGGAGAACAAGTACCGTCCGCTGGCCTCCAAGACGGTGCAGGGCATCTACCCCCCCGGCTCCACCTTCAAGATGGTCGCGGCGCTGGCCGGGCTGGAGGCAGGTATCATCACCGCCGAAGACACGTTCTACTGCCCGGGCCACCTGGAAGTGTCCGGCCGCCGGTTCCACTGCTGGAAACGGGTCGGCCATGGCCATGTGAACCTGGAAAAATCGCTACAGCAATCCTGCGACGTCTATTACTACGAACTGGCGCTGGAAGTCGGGATCGAACGCATCACCGAGATGGCGCAGCGCCTGGGCCTGGGCCAGAAACACGACATCCCGATGTCCGCCGTGGCCGAGGGGTTGACCCCGACCAAGGATTGGAAGCGCCGCGCGCGCGGAGAGGAATGGGTGATCGGCGACAGTGTGAACTCCGCCATCGGGCAGGGCTATGTCCTGGCCTCGCCGCTGCAATTGGCGGTCATGTCGGCGCGGATCGCCACCGGCCGCGCCATTACCCCCCGCCTGGTCAAGAAGATCGACGGCATCGAACAGCCCTCCGGCGGCGGCACCTCCCTGGGCCTGAACGAGGCGCATCTGCGCCAGGTCCGCGCGGCGATGTTCTCCGTCTCCAATTCGCGGCGCGGCACGGCCTATTCGAACCGGATCATCGCCGAAGGCTACGAGATGGCCGGCAAGACCGGCACCAGCCAGGTCCGCAACATCACCGCCGCCGAACGCCGCGCCGGGGTGACCAGCAACGCCGACCTACCCTGGGAACGCCGCGACCATGCGCTGTTCGTGGATTTCGCGCCCTATGACAATCCGCGCATCGCGGTGTCGGTGGTGGTGGAACATGGCGGCGGCGGCTCTACCGCGGCGGCGCCGATCGCGCGCGACATCACCTTGCAGGCGCTCTATCAGGGCGATCCGCCGCTGGACGCCTATCCCAGCAAGGACCGGGGCCGGATCAAGACCCAGCAGGAGCGCCTGCGCGCGCTGCGCCCGACCCTTCAGGCCGAGGCCAAGAGCCGCGCATGA